Part of the Halogeometricum sp. S3BR5-2 genome, TTCCGGAACGCCCGCTCTCGCTCGCGCTCTCGGCCGCTCTCGTGCTGTCGGGGGGATACGTGCTCCTCGGGTGAGCGGTCGGCGGTCCGCCGGTCGTCCGACAGATTCTCGTGGCCGAGGGAGCGACGGTCGGACGAGCGATGGAACTCACCTCGTGGATGCGGTCCGTTCGGAGCGCGCGCTCCGCGCTCGGCCGACACGTTCGAACGCGCCTCCGAGCGCGAACCGCCGACTCTCCCCGCCGCCTCTCGCGGACCGGGCTCCCGCCGAAGCCGTACGACGGGACGGACGCCACCGTGAGCGGGCTCTCCACGGGGGACGACGCCGACGGGGAGTAAACGGAGCGACGTTGGGCCGCCGCGGCGTCAAACCATCAGATAGACCCCCAAGACCACGAGCACGCCGCCGAGCGCGATTTTCAGTATCCGCGGCTCGATGCGCCGAGCGACCCCCCACCCGACGACGATGCCCGCGAGTTCGGGCACGGCGATGAGCGCCACCAGCGGGACGGACACCGCGCCGTCGAGGAGGTAGGCGGCCGTCGCCGGGGCGGCGACGAACACCGACTGCACCTGCGCGGCGGCCACCGCCGGCAGCAGGGGGACGCCGAGCGCTATCAGCAACGGAACGGCCAGCACCGGGCCGCCGACGCCGAGCAGGCCGCCGGGGACGCCGACGGCGAACCCGACGGCGCCGACGGCCAGCGCCCCCCTTCGAGTCGTGGGGTCGACGAGCGTCCGGCCGACGCCGTAGCGCTCGCGGTACCACGTCAGCAGGCCGGCGAAGACGACGAACGCGCCGAGCAGGACGGAGAACTCGTCGGCGGAGACGAGCGCGTTGATTCGCTTGCCGACGAGGGCGCCGACGCCGCCCGGGACGCTGAGCGCGACCGCCATCCGCTTTCCCGCGGCGGTTCGGAGTTCGCCCGAACGGGCGTACACCGCGGTGCCGAGCAGGCCCGCCGCGATGTTCGTCGCGCCGGCCGTCCCCGCCACGACCGCCGGCGACGCGGCCGTCAGTGCGAGCGCGATAGTGATGAAGACGCCGCCCGGGCCGATGGCCGTGATGCCGACGCCGGCGAGGAACCCGACGACGGCGAACAGGAGCACCGCGGACGCGGCGAGACCGAGGAACACGTCTCCTCTCAGACGCTTCCGGCGAAAAGACCCCTCGATTCGCGACGCCGCGGACCCCCCGACCGAACGGTTTTCTCCTCGCTCGTCGTTCCCCCCTCATGGCGAAGATAGTGTACGACGACGGCTCCGGCGTGGTCGAGTACGAAGCGCCGGCTATCGAGTACGACAAGACCCGCCGCGCGTGGGCGATTCGACAGGAGGGGGAGGCGCCCGTCACGGTGTACATCCCCGAGACGCGCGTCTTCCGAGTGGAGAAGCGCGGCGGCGCGTGAATAGGGTAGCTCCGTCGTCTCGCTCCCGCTACTCCTCTCGCACTATCTCGTGTCGGCCGAAGCCGTAGCGCAGACGGTTCGCCAGCCGACGCGAGAACCGGGCGTCGTCGCGGCTTCCGAACCGCTCGGCGAGCGCCTGGTAGATGAGCGGCACCGGCACCTCCCGTTCGAGCGCCTCCTGCACCGTCCACGTGCCCGTCGACCCGCCGGAGACGTGGTCGGCGACGGTTCCGAGGTCGGTCCCCTCCTCCCGGAAGGCCTCCTCGCAGAGTTCCAGCAGCCACGAGCGGATGACCGCGCCGTTGTTCCACGTCTTCGCGACCGATTCGAGGTCGAGGTCGTAGCGGCCGTTCGCCAGCAGGTCGAACCCCTCGCCGTACGCCTGCATGAGGGCGTACTCGACGCCGTTGTGCACCATCTTCACGTAGTGGCCCGACCCGACCGGCCCCATCCGGTCGTGGCCGTCCGGCCCGGTCGCCACGGCGTCGAAGACGGGCGTCATCGCCTCGTAGGCCCACTCGGGGCCGCCGACCATGAGCGAGAAGCCGAGTTCGGCGCCCGCCGGGCCGCCGGAGGTGCCGCAGTCGAGGTAGGCCGCCTCGACCGTCTCCGCGCGGCGGACCGATTCCTCGAAGTGGGAGTTGCCGCCGTCGACGACCACGTCGTCGTCGTCGAGGAGGGGGCCGAGTTCGTCGAGCGTCGCGTCCACGGCGTCGCCCGCCGGCACCATGAGCCAGATTCGCTTCTCCTCGCCGAGTCTGTCCGCGAGGTCTTCGAGGCCGTCGGCGGGCGTCGCACCCGCCCCGGCCGCGGCGGCCGTCGCCTCCTCCGAGAGGTCGAACGCCACCACGTCGTGCCCGGCGTCGAGCACGCGGTTCACCACTATCTGCCCCATCCGCCCGAGTCCGACGACGCCTATCTGCATGCGTGGCCGTCCACCCGCGGGGGAGGTAGTGGTTCCGATTCGACGGACGCGCTCTCCTTCTCGGCCTCCGCTCTGCCCCCGACGCTCCTGTCTCGCCCTCGACACCCCCCGACGCGCCTTTGTACCGTGCCACTGTATCTCACGAACGATGCTCGACGAACTCCTCAGGACCGACGCACCGACCGCAGCACCGGACACGCCCGTCGCGGACGTCGCGGCGGCGATGCGCCGGGGGGACGACGACGCCGTCGTCGTCCTCGCCGAGGACCGTCCGCTCGGCGTCGTCACGCCGGCGACGCTCGGTCGGGCCGTCGTCGCCGGCGACGACCTGAGCGGGGAACTCGTCGGCGAACTCCTGCCCGAGGACCCGGTGACGATTCGGCGCGTCGCGACGCGCGCGGACCTCGTGGCCGTCTTCGGTCGGGAGGGCGTCCGGGAGGCCGTCGTCGTCGACGACGCCGACCAGTACGTCGGCATCGTCACCTTCGACCACGTGCTGGCCGCCTACGCCCGCGAGTTCGACGCCCTCCTCGACTTACTGGAGTGAGCCGGGTCGCAGACGCGACCGTTTTCCGCCTCCCCGCCGAACCGCCGCCATGGACCAGCGAACCCGAGAGCACGCCGAGGTGCTCGTCGACTGGAGCGCCCGCATCGAGGCGGGCGACGACGTGGTCGTGAGCGTCGCGGAGGGCGCGCACGAACTCGCCGTCGCCGTCGCCGAGAAACTGGGCGACCGCGGCGCGAACGTCGTCACCACCTACGCCTCCGAGGAAGTCTCCCGCGCGTACCTCCGCGCGCACGACGGGGAGTTCGAGACGGCCGAACACGAACTCACCCTGTACGAGAACGCCGATTCGGTCCTCTTCCTCGGCGGCGGCCGCAACACGTTCGCCACCGCCGACGTGCCCGGCGAGACGCGGCAGGCCGCCGCGCGCGCGGCCGAATCCGTCCGCGAGGCGCGCATGGCCACCGACTGGGTGTCGACGGTCCACCCGACGCGGTCGCTCGCCCAGCAGGCCGGGATGTCCTACGAGGCGTACCGGGAGTTCGTCTACGAGGCCGTCCTCCGCGACTGGGAGTCGCTGGCCGAGGAGATGGCGAAGATGAAGGAGATTCTCGACGAGGGGTCGGAGGTCAGACTCGTGAAGGGCGAGGACACCGAGCGAGACGGTGGCACCGGACCGTCCCGAGCCACCGACCTCACTATGTCCGTCGAGGGCCGCACGGCGGTGAACTCCGCCGCCTCCGTCGCCTACGACTCGCACAACCTCCCGTCGGGCGAGGTGTTCACCGCGCCGTACGACCCCGAGGGCGAGGTGTTCTTCGACGTGCCGATGACCATCAACGGCACGCGAGTGCGGGACGTGCATCTGACGTTCGAGGGCGGCGAAGTCGTCGACTTCGCGGCCGAGTCGGGCGAGGACGCCCTCGGCGACGTGCTCGACACCGACGCGGGCGCGCGCCGCCTCGGCGAACTCGGAATCGGGATGAACCGCGGCATCGACCGCTTCACCGACAACGTGCTGTTCGACGAGAAGATGGGCGACACCGTCCACCTCGCGGTCGGCCGCGCCTACGACGCCTGCCTCCCGGAGGGCGAGGCGGGCAACGACTCGGCCGTCCACGTCGACATGATCACGGACGTGAGCGAGGACTCGCGGATGGAAGTCGACGGCGAAGTCGTCCAACGGAACGGCGTCTTCCGGTGGGAGGAGGGGTTCGAGGGATAGCCGTCGGAGAGTCGCGTCCGGTGCGGTCGGCCGACGCCCGGACGAGCGTCTTCCGGCCTGTTTCCGCCGCACCTCTTGAACGGCACCGCCACCGAAGTGCTACGGCGTTGTGCGTCGGGCCCCACTAGTCGGTATTCGACGCGGAGCGGGACTTCCCCTCCCGACGTCGAAGGAGATTCCATGAAATCCCACAGATTCCTCGACAACAGGCGAACAGCGCTGGCGCTCGCGGCCATCCTCGTAGCCAGTCTCGTGGCGGTCGGCGGCGCCGTCTCCGCGCAGTCCTCCGACACGGACCCGCAGCACACATCCTATCTCCGAGTCGTCCACGCGTCGCCCGACGCCCCGCCGGTCGACGTGTACGTCGACAACGAGACGGTCCTGACGGACGTGCCGTTCGGCGCCGTCAGCGACTACCTGGCCCTGGAGGCCGGCACGTACAACGTCAGCATCACGGCTGCCGGCGACCCCGACACCGTGGTGTTCGACGACGAGGTCTCCCTTGACCCGCGCACCGTGACCACGCTGGCCGCCAGCGGTGAGATAAGCGAGGACGCGGAGACCGAGTTCGGTCCCGCGTTCTTCCCGGACGACGCGCTGACGCCCGACGAGAACGAGTCGGCGGTCAGTATCGTCCACCTCTCGCCCGACGCGCCCGCCGTCGACGTCACGGCGGCCAACGGGAGCGTCGTGCTGGCCGACAACGTGACCTACGGGAACGCGACGTCGTACGTGACCGTTCCCGCGGGCGACTACAGCGTCGAGATACGCGAGGAGACCGAGGAGAACGACGGTCACGTCGTCACCTCGGTGAACGTCTCGCTGGCCGGCGGCACCGCGTACTCGGCCCTCGCGGTCGGCTACCTGAACCCCGACGACGCGCCGGCCGAGACGCCCTTCGAGGTCGTCCTGACCGAGGACGCGACGTCGACGCTCGAGTTCCCGTCCGACGACGAGGAGGGCACGGCGACCGAGACGGAGACCGAAACGGAAGCGGAGACGGAGACTGAAGCGGAAACCGAGACGGAGACAGAGACAGAGGCCGGAACCGAGACCGAAGTGCCGACGGAGTACTGAGCGCTCCGCCGGTACCCTCCGTTCTTCGACTCGACCGGTCGAGTCGACGGCCGAGACCGCGTTTTTCCACCGCCGACGCGTTCGATTCGCTACCGGCGCGTCCGCTTCCCGGTTCCCGGAGATGCGGGCGCGGGAGCGGTCGCTCTCCCCGACCACGGACGGTCGCGGCGTCTCGCTCTTATTCCTGCGCGCGGGCGACGTTGTGCATCTGTCTGCCGCACCGCGGGCACATCGTCGTCGGGTCGCCGGGTTCGGACCGGAAACTGCACCGCGTGCACTCGTACCACCGCGACCGGTCGAACGGTTCGCTCATACGGATAGTACGCGTCTGCTAGTGTTTAATGTTATCTAGTCCCACACTAGACGTTCACTCGGCCCACGAACCGGGCTGAGAGGGGGCAGGCGCTTTCGACGTACTTTTTACCGGCAGTCGTTTGAATCCACCCATGGCAGAATTCCAGGTTGTCGTCTCCGACCCCGACGCGGGTGACACCCACCAGTTCGAGGTCGACGGACAGGACGCGAACCGATTCCTCGGCCGAGACATCGGCGACGAAGTCGACGGCGGCGCCGTCGGCCTCGACGGCTTCACGCTCGAAATCACGGGCGGGTCCGACGAGGCGGGCCGTCCGATGCGCGAGAACGTCGCCGGGTCAGACCTCAAGGAACTCCTCCTCGAGGGCGGCGTCGGCTACAAGCCCTCCCGCGAGGGCGAGCGAAAGCGCGTCACCGTCCGCGGTCGGCAGGTCTCCGACGAGACGGCGCAGGTCAACGTCAAAGTCGTCGACGGCGGCGACGTGGCCGCGGCCCTCGGCGAGGGCGACGCGGACGAGGCCGCCGAGGACGACGAAGAGTAACACCCCCGCCACCGTGTCGGAACGCGTCCCCAGCGATCACGACTCGGTGTCGTCGTACCGCGCGAAAATCGCGCGTAGCGGCGGCACTCGCCGGCCCTGCCTCCGCCTCCCCGACGAGGCGGCCGTCGCGGACGGCGACCTGATTCGCCTCTCCCTCGGCGGCGACCTCTATCACGCCCGCGTCGTCGCCGACAGTTCCGGCCGCCTTCTCCGCGGCGCCTACGACAACAAGCGCCTCGCGCGGACGCCCGGCGACGGCGAGAACCGCCTCGTCGAGTGGTGCGAGGAGACCGGGCGCGGCCCCGGGTCGGCCGTCGAAGTCGACGAACTCGACGCGGGTTACTGCTACGGCGTGCGCGAACCCGGAAAGCGCGTCGTCTACACCGTGCCCGACCGGCCGAACGAGTCGCTGGCGGACATCGCCGAATCGCTCGGCCGCGACGAGTGAGGCGGGACTCGGAAGGCGAACGGACGAATCGGAGTGCAGGCGACTTTTACCGTTCCGCCGGCATCCTCTCCCCATGAGCAAACTCGACGAGTTCCTCGCGGGCGACCGCCACGAGGACGTGGCGCTGTTTCTGACCGACGAGTACCTCGACAGCGACGGCAAACTCTCCAGTCTGGGCGAGGAAGTCGAGGACGGCTACGTGCTCGTCGTCGACGGCGACGACGGCCGGAGCGCGTTCTCCGCCGGCACCGGCATGGACGCCATGGAGTTCTCGCGCACGGC contains:
- a CDS encoding sulfite exporter TauE/SafE family protein → MFLGLAASAVLLFAVVGFLAGVGITAIGPGGVFITIALALTAASPAVVAGTAGATNIAAGLLGTAVYARSGELRTAAGKRMAVALSVPGGVGALVGKRINALVSADEFSVLLGAFVVFAGLLTWYRERYGVGRTLVDPTTRRGALAVGAVGFAVGVPGGLLGVGGPVLAVPLLIALGVPLLPAVAAAQVQSVFVAAPATAAYLLDGAVSVPLVALIAVPELAGIVVGWGVARRIEPRILKIALGGVLVVLGVYLMV
- the gnd gene encoding phosphogluconate dehydrogenase (NAD(+)-dependent, decarboxylating), with product MQIGVVGLGRMGQIVVNRVLDAGHDVVAFDLSEEATAAAAGAGATPADGLEDLADRLGEEKRIWLMVPAGDAVDATLDELGPLLDDDDVVVDGGNSHFEESVRRAETVEAAYLDCGTSGGPAGAELGFSLMVGGPEWAYEAMTPVFDAVATGPDGHDRMGPVGSGHYVKMVHNGVEYALMQAYGEGFDLLANGRYDLDLESVAKTWNNGAVIRSWLLELCEEAFREEGTDLGTVADHVSGGSTGTWTVQEALEREVPVPLIYQALAERFGSRDDARFSRRLANRLRYGFGRHEIVREE
- a CDS encoding CBS domain-containing protein gives rise to the protein MLDELLRTDAPTAAPDTPVADVAAAMRRGDDDAVVVLAEDRPLGVVTPATLGRAVVAGDDLSGELVGELLPEDPVTIRRVATRADLVAVFGREGVREAVVVDDADQYVGIVTFDHVLAAYAREFDALLDLLE
- a CDS encoding aminopeptidase, whose protein sequence is MDQRTREHAEVLVDWSARIEAGDDVVVSVAEGAHELAVAVAEKLGDRGANVVTTYASEEVSRAYLRAHDGEFETAEHELTLYENADSVLFLGGGRNTFATADVPGETRQAAARAAESVREARMATDWVSTVHPTRSLAQQAGMSYEAYREFVYEAVLRDWESLAEEMAKMKEILDEGSEVRLVKGEDTERDGGTGPSRATDLTMSVEGRTAVNSAASVAYDSHNLPSGEVFTAPYDPEGEVFFDVPMTINGTRVRDVHLTFEGGEVVDFAAESGEDALGDVLDTDAGARRLGELGIGMNRGIDRFTDNVLFDEKMGDTVHLAVGRAYDACLPEGEAGNDSAVHVDMITDVSEDSRMEVDGEVVQRNGVFRWEEGFEG
- a CDS encoding DUF4397 domain-containing protein, producing MKSHRFLDNRRTALALAAILVASLVAVGGAVSAQSSDTDPQHTSYLRVVHASPDAPPVDVYVDNETVLTDVPFGAVSDYLALEAGTYNVSITAAGDPDTVVFDDEVSLDPRTVTTLAASGEISEDAETEFGPAFFPDDALTPDENESAVSIVHLSPDAPAVDVTAANGSVVLADNVTYGNATSYVTVPAGDYSVEIREETEENDGHVVTSVNVSLAGGTAYSALAVGYLNPDDAPAETPFEVVLTEDATSTLEFPSDDEEGTATETETETEAETETEAETETETETEAGTETEVPTEY
- a CDS encoding rubrerythrin-like domain-containing protein, with amino-acid sequence MSEPFDRSRWYECTRCSFRSEPGDPTTMCPRCGRQMHNVARAQE
- a CDS encoding 30S ribosomal protein S6e; the protein is MAEFQVVVSDPDAGDTHQFEVDGQDANRFLGRDIGDEVDGGAVGLDGFTLEITGGSDEAGRPMRENVAGSDLKELLLEGGVGYKPSREGERKRVTVRGRQVSDETAQVNVKVVDGGDVAAALGEGDADEAAEDDEE
- a CDS encoding DUF7112 family protein, yielding MSERVPSDHDSVSSYRAKIARSGGTRRPCLRLPDEAAVADGDLIRLSLGGDLYHARVVADSSGRLLRGAYDNKRLARTPGDGENRLVEWCEETGRGPGSAVEVDELDAGYCYGVREPGKRVVYTVPDRPNESLADIAESLGRDE